From the genome of Zonotrichia leucophrys gambelii isolate GWCS_2022_RI chromosome 24, RI_Zleu_2.0, whole genome shotgun sequence, one region includes:
- the ZBTB44 gene encoding zinc finger and BTB domain-containing protein 44 isoform X5, which produces MLIHSGIKPFQCDRCGKKFTRAYSLKMHRLKHEGKRCFRCQICSATFTSFGEYKHHMRVSRHIIRKPRIYECKTCGAMFTNSGNLIVHLRSLNHEASELANYFQSSDFLVPDYLNQEQEETLGQYELGEHGFESNSSVQMPVISQVSSTQNCESTFPLGSLGGLAEKEEDVPEQPKTNTTAEAAAGDPPKPELSSITIE; this is translated from the exons ATGCTCATCCACTCAG GCATTAAACCCTTTCAGTGTGACCGCTGTGGGAAAAAGTTCACCCGCGCTTACTCGCTCAAGATGCATCGCCTGAAGCACGAAGGTAAACGCTGTTTCCGGTGCCAGATATGTAGTGCCACTTTCACTTCCTTCGGGGAATATAAACACCACATGCGGGTTTCCCGGCACATTATCCGCAAGCCTCGGATTTACGAGTGCAAAACATGTGGCGCCATGTTCACCAACTCTGGAAATTTAATCGTTCACCTGAGGAGCTTGAACCATGAAGCGTCAGAGCTAGCAAACTACTTCCAGAGCAG TGACTTCCTAGTACCGGACTACTTAAACCAGGAACAAGAGGAGACCCTCGGGCAGTATGAGCTAGGGGAGCATGGCTTTGAGAGCAACTCTTCTGTCCAAATGCCTGTCATTTCACAGGTGTCATCTACTCAGAATTGTGAAAGCACTTTCCCCTTGGGGTCTCTGGGTGGGTtggcagagaaggaagaagatgTGCCAGAGCAGCCAAAGACTAACACCACTGCTGAGGCAGCCGCGGGTGACCCTCCCAAACCGGAGCTGTCATCTATTACTATCGAATAA